One stretch of Kwoniella newhampshirensis strain CBS 13917 chromosome 5, whole genome shotgun sequence DNA includes these proteins:
- a CDS encoding sodium/hydrogen exchanger 3, whose amino-acid sequence MSTVGSPPSTGEVINPADEEFYASWGLCILCLLLIGALITSYYLQIKRIRAVHETVVSIFAGMVVGLIIRLSPGHMIREMLSFKHTFFFNALLPPIILNSGYELKQENFFRNFAVILTFAFMGTFITAVGIGVLVYIWSFLGLEGLKFTLLECLIFGSTLSATDPVTILAIFNTAKVDPKLYSIIFGESILNDAVSIVMYETLSQFHGEDIYLSSLFHGVGIFLFSFLVSMALGVAFGLCCSLGLKHSHLATYPHIESCIVALVAYTSYFFSNGIAMSGIVSLLFCGITLKHYAFHTMSKRTQRTTKYMFAVLAQLSENFIFIYLGLNLFTQDVQVFKPLFILVSAIAVMASRYAAVFPLSELINWIYHTRGQRHEELPHSYQMMLFWAGLRGAVGVALAAGITGDNADALRTTILVVVVLTVIVFGGTTARMLEVLGIRVGVEDEDASSDDEEGWTTHHGNLALQMGPGSRRYAGQNGRGMMYGDDPDGIDLDSPNGSPYISSMNLGGRSRQVSRASAFGGASRSGFSTNSDDSDDGEPLPQAGPSGGQYSPGEYEAQAGEASAGEEGVLPKPGMIFRDGQWFTALDERYLLPLFSNSVTARRHHAKKAAASRKASVYNGGESGGGTPRGGNSLEMTRGGGDDYGGGDGESENGKNKSPRTFSGSVTDFFFAKADNQNSSSGANTPIPIDERGSRTGPIRRGSADKNAGSGSGAGGGVGGNGGGSGSGPGGGGDGR is encoded by the exons ATGTCGACTGTCGGAAGTCCGCCGTCAACAGGCGAAGTCATCAATCCTGCCGATGAAGAGTTCTACGCCTC ATGGGGTTTATGTATCCTCTGTTTACTCCTCATAGGAGCTCTGATCACGTCGTATTACCTCCAGATCAAGCGGATCAGAGCAGTTCACGAGACGGTCGTCTCGATCTTTGCGGGGATGGTCGTGGGTCTGATAATCAGATTAAGTCCGGGACATATGATCAGAGAGATGCTG TCTTTCAAACATactttcttcttcaacgcTCTGCTACCACCTATTATCCTCAACTCAGGCTATGAGCTCAAACAG GAAAACTTTTTCAGGAACTTTGCAGTCATCTTGACATTCGCATTCATGGGGACTTTCATCACAGCTGTCGGAATAGG AGTCCTAGTATACATCTGGTCCTTCCTCGGTCTCGAAGGCCTCAAGTTTACTCTTCTCGAGTGCCTGATTTTTGGCTCGACTCTGTCTGCGACTGATCCCGTCACTatcctcgccatcttcaATACGGCCAAAGTTGACCCAAAGTTGTACTCTATCATTTTCGGAGAGAGTATTTTGAACGACGCGGTCAGTATCGTCATGTACGA GACCCTCTCACAATTCCACGGCGAGGACATCTacctttcctccctcttccacggTGTTGGAATCTTCctgttctccttcctcgttTCGATGGCTCTCGGAGTCGCATTTGGCCTCTGTTGTTCCCTAGGCCTCAAGCACTCTCATCTAGCGACCTACCCTCATATCGAGAGTTGTATCGTCGCTCTCGTAGCTTATACCAGttacttcttctccaacgGTATCGCCATGAGCG GTATCGTCTCCCTGTTGTTTTGCGGTATCACTCTCAAGCACTATGCCTTCCATACCATGTCTAAACGAACACAACGGACGACGAAATACATGTTTGCGGTACTTGCTCAGTTGTCGGAGaacttcatcttcatctaTCTTGGTCTAAACCTGTTTACTCAAGATGTACAAGTCTTTAAGCCTTTGTTCATTCTTGTGTCGGCC ATCGCAGTTATGGCGTCGAGATATGCTGCTGTCTTCCCACTTTCGGAGCTCATCAACTGGATCTACCACACTCGAGGTCAACGACACGAGGAATTGCCACATTCGTACCAGATGATGCTCTTCTGGGCTGGTCTGCGAGGAGCGGTTGGTGTAGCGCTTGCTGCCGGAATCACGGGCGACAATGCCGATGCCCTTCGAACCACCATCCTCGTTGTCGTCGTGCTCActgtcatcgtcttcggaGGAACTACCGCACGAATGCTCGAAGTTCTCGGTATCCGAGTCGgggtcgaagacgaagatgcgagttcggacgatgaagaaggctgGACAACACATCATGGCAACCTCGCTCTACAGATGGGTCCAGGCAGTCGACGATATGCTGGACAGAACGGTAGAGGAATGATGTACGGCGATGACCCTGATgggatcgatctcgactcgCCTAACGGTTCGCCATacatctcatcgatgaaCTTGGGCGGACGATCAAGACAAGTTTCGCGAGCTTCAGCATTTGGAGGTGCATCAAGATCTGGATTCTCGACGAATTCCGATGATTCGGATGACGGCGAGCCATTACCACAAGCTGGACCTTCGGGAGGACAGTATTCTCCGGGAGAGTACGAAGCACAAGCTGGCGAGGCTTCTgctggtgaagaaggggtgTTACCGAAACCGGGAATGATCTTCAGAGATGGACAATGGTTCACTGCTCTGGATGAGAGATATTTGTTACCGTTGTTCTCCAATAGCGTAACGGCGAGAAGGCATCACGCGAAGAAAGCCGCTGCGTCAAGAAAAGCGAGCGTGTATAACGGTGGAgagagtggtggagggaCTCCAAGAGGTGGAAATTCGTTGGAGATGacaagaggtggaggcgatgattatggaggtggagacggggagagtgagaatgggaagaacAAGAGTCCACGAACgttcag TGGTTCTGTAACCGATTTCTTTTTCGCCAAAGCGGACAATCAAAATTCCTCTTCGGGGGCCAATACACCTATACCAATagacgaaagaggaagTAGAACAGGACCTatcagaagaggaagcgcCGATAAGAACGCTGGAAGTGGATCCGGAGCAGGTGGTGGAGTGGGTGGCAATGGTGGTGGATCAGGAAGTGGGCCCGGTGGCGGAGGGGATGGCAGGTGA